From one Gracilibacillus salinarum genomic stretch:
- a CDS encoding chromate transporter: MELITIFWTFLLIGFVSFGGGYAMLPLIETEVTSHHWMSTQELTDVIAVAGMSPGPIATNSAIFVGYHVANIPGALMAALGMVIPSFLIILLLSAFFYRIHHHKFVKSAFYGLRPIITGLIAYAALKFALSNQLISSVSWQSLSLCCIFVLALLSLIKWQIHPVVVIVMSGVAGVVLF, translated from the coding sequence GTGGAATTAATTACAATATTTTGGACGTTTTTATTAATCGGCTTTGTTTCATTCGGTGGGGGCTATGCGATGCTGCCATTAATTGAAACAGAGGTAACGAGTCATCATTGGATGTCCACACAAGAATTGACTGACGTTATCGCAGTTGCTGGGATGTCGCCTGGACCGATTGCAACAAACAGTGCTATTTTTGTTGGTTATCATGTAGCGAATATTCCTGGTGCATTGATGGCTGCTTTAGGTATGGTTATTCCATCTTTTTTAATAATTCTACTTCTATCTGCCTTTTTTTATAGGATTCATCACCATAAGTTCGTAAAATCAGCCTTTTATGGATTGCGACCGATCATTACTGGCCTGATTGCTTATGCAGCCTTGAAGTTTGCGCTAAGTAACCAACTAATAAGCAGTGTATCATGGCAAAGTCTCAGCTTATGTTGTATATTCGTGTTAGCACTACTATCACTTATTAAGTGGCAAATACATCCTGTCGTGGTTATTGTAATGTCTGGTGTGGCAGGAGTGGTATTATTCTAA
- a CDS encoding glycerophosphodiester phosphodiesterase family protein, giving the protein MKKQNGWLMGILALAVLCLHYMFESNMTSEALEPQKVGSDVLNIAHRGASGYAPEHTMIAYQIADEMEADFLEIDVHMTSDGELVAMHDDDIARTTDGEGFIQEMTYEEINKLDAGSWFNEAYPNHSDPRYQQVSVPKLTDILDYFGTSTKYYIEIKNAASAGQLLQTLEAYQLIEEEAVILQSFDSKVLQQVYEQYPTIPLIQLLGKNKMLFANYKKIRKYAVGVGLPYQKLNQRLIRHLHGNGLLVHTYTVNDEADMKRLIEWGIDGIFTDYPDRLYHIKENRMNVLRPFN; this is encoded by the coding sequence TTGAAGAAACAGAATGGTTGGTTGATGGGAATCTTGGCATTAGCCGTACTATGTTTACATTATATGTTTGAATCAAATATGACGAGTGAAGCATTAGAACCGCAAAAAGTGGGATCAGACGTCTTAAATATTGCACATCGTGGTGCGTCAGGATATGCTCCAGAACATACGATGATTGCCTATCAAATAGCAGATGAAATGGAAGCTGATTTTTTAGAAATCGATGTTCATATGACTTCAGATGGGGAATTAGTAGCTATGCACGATGACGATATCGCCAGGACAACTGATGGAGAAGGTTTTATTCAGGAGATGACATATGAAGAAATCAATAAATTGGATGCAGGCTCATGGTTTAATGAAGCCTATCCTAATCACTCAGATCCGCGTTATCAACAAGTGAGCGTTCCTAAGTTAACCGATATTCTCGATTACTTTGGGACAAGCACGAAATATTATATTGAAATTAAGAATGCTGCTTCAGCCGGTCAGTTATTACAGACGTTAGAAGCCTATCAGCTAATAGAGGAAGAGGCAGTGATTTTGCAGTCTTTTGACAGTAAAGTACTGCAGCAAGTCTATGAACAATATCCTACGATACCTTTGATTCAATTGCTGGGCAAAAATAAAATGCTGTTCGCTAATTACAAGAAAATACGAAAATATGCGGTTGGAGTAGGATTGCCCTATCAGAAATTGAATCAACGTTTAATCAGACATCTTCATGGGAATGGCTTACTGGTTCATACGTATACAGTAAATGATGAGGCGGATATGAAACGGTTGATTGAATGGGGGATAGACGGTATTTTTACCGACTACCCCGACAGGTTATATCATATAAAAGAAAATCGTATGAACGTACTTCGCCCATTCAATTAA
- a CDS encoding VOC family protein — MNKIFDHMGVAVRDLESSISFYLHTLGGRLIDRYRSEAKGVESEIAIIDVNGTRTELLMPTNNSTSPIARFIKQKGKGVHHIAYKVDNLDEAIKDLKRQGIRVMEDTRRINKHGRRLIYLNPADTEGTIIEYCDYPHNQ, encoded by the coding sequence TTGAACAAAATATTCGATCATATGGGAGTAGCCGTTAGAGACTTAGAAAGTTCGATTTCGTTTTATTTACATACATTGGGAGGTAGATTAATTGACCGCTATCGAAGTGAGGCAAAGGGAGTCGAAAGTGAAATAGCTATAATCGACGTTAATGGAACGCGAACGGAATTATTAATGCCGACCAACAACTCAACCTCCCCGATTGCCCGATTTATTAAACAAAAAGGCAAGGGAGTTCATCACATTGCCTACAAAGTCGATAATCTGGATGAAGCTATTAAAGACTTGAAGCGGCAAGGAATACGAGTAATGGAAGACACCAGAAGAATCAACAAGCATGGCCGAAGACTGATTTACTTAAATCCCGCAGATACAGAAGGAACTATTATCGAGTATTGTGATTATCCACACAATCAATAA
- a CDS encoding TIGR00730 family Rossman fold protein, translating to MKTVAVFCGASNGVDPIYIEEAHKLGNALAKNGIGLVYGGSNTGCVGAVANGVLEAGGNAIGVIPEKLMNYEIAHEKLTELHIVKTMHERKAMMAELADGFIALPGGTGTLEEWFEVFTWQQIGYHQKPCALMNINHYYDPVITLFDHMIEQGFVKPVFRELIILESEPAQLLDRLKNNPPAPINRWG from the coding sequence ATGAAGACGGTAGCAGTTTTTTGTGGAGCAAGTAATGGAGTAGATCCAATTTACATAGAAGAAGCTCATAAACTTGGAAATGCATTAGCAAAGAATGGTATTGGTTTAGTGTATGGCGGTTCAAACACAGGTTGTGTGGGAGCGGTTGCAAATGGCGTGTTGGAAGCCGGGGGTAATGCAATAGGTGTTATTCCGGAAAAATTAATGAACTATGAAATTGCTCATGAGAAATTAACAGAATTACATATTGTGAAAACGATGCATGAACGCAAAGCGATGATGGCTGAACTTGCTGATGGCTTTATTGCTCTTCCGGGAGGGACAGGAACGTTGGAAGAATGGTTTGAAGTGTTTACCTGGCAGCAAATAGGCTACCATCAGAAACCGTGTGCTTTGATGAATATTAATCATTATTATGATCCAGTGATAACATTGTTTGACCATATGATAGAGCAAGGGTTTGTGAAACCAGTTTTTAGAGAGTTAATAATATTAGAATCAGAGCCAGCGCAACTCCTTGATCGATTAAAAAACAATCCTCCAGCACCAATCAACAGGTGGGGCTGA
- a CDS encoding amidase yields the protein MINTNEILDLDALGQKGLLDRKQISPLELTDFYINRIQAHNPSLNAVVTETFEQARKNAKDIDHTDSAVAGLPFLIKDLNAVKGVRFTHGSRLLKDFVAPGDDEYTKRYQRAGLISLGKTNTPEFGLLPTTEPELFGPAKNPWDHSLSPGGSSGGSAAAIAAGLIPFAHANDGGGSIRIPASACGLFGLKPSRGRLPYSPYVNHLAINHALTRSVRDSAALLDVIKGGDKQSLYPTYSNHASFLESIKQPPRKLKIAVGYQTEGLSFDEATKQNIENTTQLLKELGHEVHHVMPELDYSRLTHHFINIWLATGSVTIQHLANMVQQEPTQTNLEPLSYQILQFGQQLTAFEYEESRVILQMEAQKLLSFFDTYDIWMTPTLNQLPVQLGALSQEGTAYQIMLKNMTDYNPYMPLANATGQPAMSVPTNFTKKEIPIGTHFLGRPGEEATLLQLATQLEKENPWFHRYAKFN from the coding sequence ATGATAAACACTAATGAAATTCTTGATTTAGATGCATTAGGTCAAAAAGGGTTACTCGACCGCAAACAGATCTCACCGTTAGAACTGACCGATTTTTATATTAACCGGATTCAGGCACATAATCCTTCCTTAAATGCGGTCGTAACCGAAACATTTGAGCAAGCCCGAAAGAATGCCAAAGACATCGACCATACTGACAGTGCAGTTGCAGGTCTTCCCTTTCTAATAAAAGATTTAAATGCTGTAAAAGGCGTGAGATTTACGCATGGTTCCAGACTTTTAAAGGATTTTGTCGCTCCGGGAGATGATGAATATACGAAGCGCTATCAACGTGCTGGACTTATTTCATTAGGTAAAACAAACACACCAGAATTTGGACTATTACCTACAACAGAACCGGAACTTTTCGGTCCAGCAAAGAACCCGTGGGATCATTCACTTTCACCCGGTGGATCAAGTGGTGGCTCCGCAGCAGCAATAGCAGCAGGGCTTATACCTTTCGCGCATGCGAACGACGGTGGCGGATCGATTCGAATACCCGCTTCCGCTTGTGGACTCTTTGGGTTAAAACCAAGTAGAGGAAGGTTACCATATTCACCTTATGTTAATCATTTGGCGATCAACCATGCATTGACACGATCTGTCCGAGACAGCGCAGCATTATTAGATGTTATCAAGGGCGGAGATAAGCAATCACTTTATCCGACATACTCTAACCATGCATCCTTTTTAGAAAGCATTAAACAGCCGCCACGCAAACTAAAAATAGCGGTAGGCTATCAAACAGAAGGCCTTTCATTTGATGAAGCTACCAAGCAAAATATCGAGAATACGACCCAATTGCTGAAAGAGCTGGGGCACGAGGTACACCATGTAATGCCAGAACTGGATTATTCACGATTAACACATCACTTTATTAATATCTGGCTTGCAACTGGATCTGTCACTATTCAACATCTTGCCAATATGGTCCAGCAAGAACCGACACAAACCAACTTAGAGCCATTGTCTTATCAGATATTGCAATTTGGCCAACAGCTGACAGCATTTGAATACGAGGAATCGCGGGTAATTCTTCAAATGGAAGCACAAAAGCTTTTATCGTTCTTTGACACTTATGATATATGGATGACGCCCACATTAAATCAGCTTCCTGTCCAACTCGGCGCCTTGTCGCAAGAAGGTACAGCCTATCAAATCATGCTTAAGAACATGACTGATTACAATCCATATATGCCTTTGGCAAACGCAACCGGTCAGCCGGCGATGAGTGTACCTACCAATTTTACTAAAAAAGAAATTCCGATTGGCACGCATTTTCTAGGGCGTCCTGGAGAAGAAGCCACGCTCCTACAACTGGCAACACAGCTAGAAAAAGAAAACCCTTGGTTCCATCGTTATGCCAAATTTAATTGA
- a CDS encoding ABC transporter ATP-binding protein yields the protein MITFHEVSKQFPDGTTAVNRINFTVTNGEFFVLIGPSGCGKTTTLKMMNRLIPLSEGNILIDDKEINKYNIHELRWNIGYVLQQIALFPHMTIAENIAVVPELKQWSQEAITKRVDELLNMVGLDSDTYRNRKPHELSGGEQQRVGVIRALAADPDIILMDEPFSALDPISREKLQDDMILLQKKINKTIVFVTHDMQEAIKLADRVCLMKDGEIVQIGTPEQLLSNPANDFVRNFVGTSNKIGADFQLQQIMQPMSSITHDAAHTIDISARLDQVLDELNNHPELFVTSAGNIKGKIDRQMMIQYLSTSVKEGRESHV from the coding sequence ATGATTACATTTCATGAGGTAAGCAAACAATTTCCCGATGGTACAACAGCTGTTAACCGAATTAATTTTACGGTTACGAACGGGGAATTCTTTGTTTTAATCGGGCCAAGCGGCTGTGGAAAAACGACTACTCTAAAGATGATGAACAGACTTATCCCCTTGTCTGAAGGAAACATTCTTATTGATGATAAAGAAATAAACAAATACAACATTCACGAACTAAGATGGAATATTGGCTATGTCTTACAGCAGATTGCTCTTTTTCCGCATATGACAATTGCAGAGAATATCGCCGTTGTCCCCGAATTAAAACAGTGGTCACAAGAGGCGATTACCAAACGCGTGGACGAGCTGCTGAATATGGTAGGGCTTGATTCTGATACCTATCGAAACCGCAAACCTCATGAACTTTCAGGCGGCGAGCAGCAACGTGTTGGGGTAATCCGGGCCTTAGCAGCTGATCCTGACATTATTTTGATGGACGAACCATTCAGCGCCTTAGATCCGATCAGTCGGGAAAAATTACAAGATGATATGATTCTATTACAAAAAAAGATAAACAAAACTATCGTGTTTGTTACCCACGACATGCAAGAAGCGATTAAGTTAGCGGATCGAGTCTGTTTAATGAAGGATGGCGAAATTGTTCAAATCGGTACACCTGAGCAATTACTATCTAATCCTGCCAACGATTTTGTCCGTAACTTTGTCGGTACCAGCAACAAGATTGGTGCAGATTTTCAATTACAACAAATCATGCAGCCCATGTCTTCGATCACACATGATGCTGCACATACCATCGATATCTCAGCTAGGCTGGATCAAGTATTAGATGAACTAAACAACCATCCCGAATTATTTGTTACCTCAGCCGGCAACATAAAAGGAAAGATAGATCGACAGATGATGATCCAGTATCTTTCGACTTCGGTGAAGGAAGGCAGGGAATCGCATGTCTAA
- a CDS encoding DUF1801 domain-containing protein: MSEMIDEYLADKDEKWHEAFIKLYQTIDENIPEGFAFQMQYGMPSYVVPLATFPDGYHCEKDTPLPFLSIAAQKRHIAVYHMGIYADDELLTWFESEYPKHMSTKLNMGKSCIRFTNPKKIPYDLIGELASKVTVEEWMNRYKNSVR; this comes from the coding sequence ATGTCTGAAATGATCGATGAATACTTGGCAGATAAAGACGAGAAGTGGCATGAGGCCTTTATAAAGTTATATCAGACCATTGATGAGAACATTCCGGAAGGGTTTGCCTTTCAGATGCAATATGGTATGCCTTCTTATGTCGTACCCTTGGCTACTTTTCCGGACGGTTATCATTGTGAAAAAGACACCCCGCTTCCTTTTTTAAGTATTGCAGCACAAAAGCGTCATATCGCGGTTTATCATATGGGGATTTATGCAGATGATGAGTTGCTGACCTGGTTTGAGTCTGAATACCCGAAGCATATGTCGACTAAATTAAATATGGGAAAAAGCTGTATTCGATTTACTAACCCGAAAAAGATTCCCTATGATTTAATAGGGGAATTAGCTTCCAAAGTAACAGTAGAGGAATGGATGAATCGTTATAAAAATTCTGTAAGATAA
- the opuFB gene encoding osmoprotectant update ABC transporter permease/substrate-binding subunit OpuFB (The ABC transporter OpuF is widely distributed in Bacillus species other than B. subtilis. OpuFA is the ATP-binding subunit, while OpuFB is a fusion of permease and substrate-binding subunits.) — protein sequence MSNFINVFTERQDQLWQALFEHIQISFIALLFAVLISIPLGIYLTKKGKIAEPIIGIAAVLQTIPSLALLGLFIPLFGIGKFPAIIALILYALLPILRNTYTGIREVDPSLIEAATAMGMNTSKRLLKVELPLAMPVIMAGIRTSMVLIVGTATLAALIGAGGLGDIILLGIDRNNTSLIVLGAIPAALLAILFDILLRKMETFSFKQSLLTITIILLISVLFILTPLLLKSNNDTVVIGGKLGTEPEILINMYQLLIEEQSDIEVELEPGLGKTSFLYNALKTSSIDIYPEFTGTALTQFLKEQANSNKKEEVYQQAKQGLKEKFDLVMLSPMQYNNTYALAVPEEFANNYNLEAISDLHSVEGEIKAGFTLEFSDREDGYLGIQDLYNLSFSNLKTMEPQLRYAAVEEGDINLIDAYSTDSELKRYNLKVLEDDKQLFPPYQGAPLLRQETLDEHPELANILNQLAGKITDDQMRDMNYQVAVEGKSAQEVAREYLENEGLLPAE from the coding sequence ATGTCTAATTTCATTAATGTCTTCACTGAAAGACAAGATCAGTTATGGCAAGCGCTATTTGAACATATCCAGATTTCTTTCATAGCGTTACTTTTCGCGGTACTTATTTCGATACCATTAGGGATCTATTTAACGAAGAAGGGTAAAATCGCAGAACCAATTATCGGCATTGCCGCTGTTCTGCAGACGATTCCATCTCTGGCATTATTAGGTTTATTTATTCCATTGTTTGGTATCGGTAAATTCCCAGCAATTATTGCTTTAATCCTTTATGCACTGTTACCCATATTACGGAATACGTATACCGGAATTCGCGAGGTCGATCCTTCATTGATTGAAGCGGCTACAGCGATGGGAATGAATACTTCCAAACGTTTACTAAAAGTAGAATTACCGTTAGCAATGCCTGTCATTATGGCTGGTATTCGCACGTCGATGGTATTGATTGTAGGGACCGCTACACTCGCAGCATTAATTGGTGCAGGTGGTTTAGGGGATATTATTTTACTGGGAATTGACCGGAATAATACATCTTTGATTGTATTAGGAGCAATTCCAGCTGCATTATTGGCCATTTTATTTGATATTTTATTACGTAAAATGGAGACATTCTCCTTTAAACAATCCTTACTTACGATCACTATTATTCTGTTAATTTCGGTGCTTTTTATTTTGACACCATTATTACTGAAGTCCAATAATGACACAGTTGTTATTGGAGGTAAATTAGGAACAGAACCTGAAATACTTATTAACATGTATCAATTATTAATCGAAGAACAATCGGATATCGAAGTAGAATTAGAACCTGGTTTAGGTAAGACATCCTTTTTATATAATGCTTTAAAAACAAGTTCCATTGATATTTATCCTGAATTCACCGGAACCGCATTAACGCAATTTCTGAAGGAACAAGCGAACAGCAATAAAAAAGAAGAGGTCTATCAACAGGCAAAACAAGGTTTAAAAGAAAAATTTGATCTGGTGATGCTTTCACCTATGCAATACAATAACACGTATGCATTGGCCGTTCCTGAAGAATTTGCCAACAATTATAACCTTGAAGCTATCTCTGATCTGCATTCGGTAGAAGGTGAGATAAAGGCTGGTTTCACTTTAGAGTTCTCGGATCGCGAGGATGGCTATCTCGGTATCCAGGATCTATATAATCTTTCTTTTTCAAATTTAAAAACGATGGAACCACAGCTTCGTTATGCTGCCGTTGAAGAAGGAGACATCAATTTAATTGATGCCTATTCCACCGATAGTGAATTAAAAAGATATAACTTAAAAGTATTAGAAGATGATAAACAGCTATTCCCACCATACCAAGGGGCACCTTTATTAAGACAGGAAACATTAGATGAACACCCTGAATTAGCGAACATTCTCAATCAGCTAGCGGGTAAAATTACCGATGACCAGATGAGAGACATGAATTATCAAGTTGCCGTCGAAGGTAAAAGTGCACAAGAAGTTGCCAGAGAATATTTAGAAAATGAAGGATTATTACCTGCAGAATAA
- a CDS encoding flotillin family protein: MDILIVVGVVVAVILAFAILFAARYKTVGADDAMIVTGSFLGSKNVHKTEDGGGIKIVRGGGAFILPIFQQKENISLRSHSLDISTPNVYTENGVPVMADGTAIIKVQSTTEGIATAGEQFLGKDNSELRKEAQEVLEGHLRAILGTMTVEEIYKNRERFAQEVQTQAAVDLKKMGLQIVSFTIKDVQDENGYLEALGKPRIAEVKRDAQIAEANAMRDARIQKAQAERESKSAELLSETQIAESTKEKELKVASYKRDQDTARAEADMAYKLQGAKSEQLVKQEEMQIQLVEKNKQIEIDEKEVLRKQRQYEAEISKKAEAERYATEQKAEADKVTRVKNAEAEAEQIRLDGLAEADAIREKGLAEAEAKEKLAEAMDKYGEAAILEMIIKMLPDFAAKIAEPVSSIDKVTVVDSGNGEGDGATRMSQYVTKLMSQLPETLKDVSGVDLKGMLDNVATSSESKIKQQLATQKERPAYSESDE, translated from the coding sequence ATGGATATATTAATTGTAGTTGGTGTCGTTGTTGCTGTCATACTGGCATTCGCTATTCTTTTTGCGGCACGTTACAAAACAGTTGGTGCAGATGATGCGATGATCGTAACGGGTAGTTTTCTTGGAAGTAAGAATGTACATAAGACCGAGGATGGCGGAGGTATTAAGATTGTCCGTGGTGGCGGTGCATTTATTTTACCAATTTTTCAACAGAAGGAGAATATTAGTTTACGCTCTCATAGTTTAGATATTTCTACTCCTAATGTTTATACCGAGAATGGTGTACCCGTGATGGCGGATGGTACGGCGATTATTAAAGTTCAAAGTACAACAGAGGGTATTGCCACTGCCGGGGAGCAGTTTTTGGGTAAAGATAATTCTGAATTGCGTAAAGAAGCACAAGAGGTGCTGGAGGGTCATTTGCGTGCGATTCTTGGAACGATGACGGTAGAAGAGATCTACAAAAATCGGGAACGTTTCGCCCAGGAGGTTCAGACACAAGCTGCCGTTGATTTGAAGAAAATGGGGTTGCAGATTGTATCGTTTACGATTAAAGATGTTCAAGATGAAAATGGCTACCTTGAAGCGTTAGGTAAGCCGCGTATTGCAGAAGTGAAGCGTGATGCTCAGATCGCAGAAGCAAATGCGATGCGTGATGCCCGCATTCAAAAAGCACAGGCGGAACGTGAAAGTAAAAGTGCGGAGCTGCTCAGTGAGACGCAAATTGCGGAATCAACAAAAGAAAAAGAACTGAAAGTAGCCTCTTATAAGCGCGACCAGGACACGGCTCGAGCAGAAGCGGATATGGCCTATAAATTACAAGGTGCGAAATCAGAACAATTAGTCAAACAAGAAGAAATGCAGATTCAGCTTGTTGAGAAAAATAAACAAATTGAAATCGACGAAAAAGAAGTATTGCGGAAACAGCGTCAATATGAAGCGGAAATTTCTAAGAAAGCAGAAGCAGAACGTTATGCAACCGAACAAAAAGCAGAAGCGGATAAAGTCACGCGTGTCAAAAATGCAGAAGCAGAAGCAGAACAAATTCGTCTCGATGGTTTAGCGGAAGCAGATGCAATCCGTGAGAAAGGTCTTGCTGAAGCGGAAGCGAAAGAAAAACTGGCCGAAGCAATGGATAAATACGGGGAAGCAGCAATTCTTGAAATGATTATCAAGATGTTACCAGATTTCGCAGCAAAAATTGCCGAACCAGTTAGCTCTATTGATAAAGTAACGGTTGTTGATAGCGGAAATGGTGAAGGTGACGGTGCAACACGCATGAGTCAATACGTGACGAAATTAATGAGCCAGCTGCCAGAAACGTTAAAGGATGTTTCCGGCGTTGATTTAAAAGGAATGCTCGATAACGTAGCAACTAGCAGCGAGTCCAAAATAAAGCAGCAATTGGCAACACAAAAGGAAAGACCTGCATATAGCGAGTCAGACGAATAA
- a CDS encoding sporulation protein → MFKKLLASAGIGSAEVDTIITNESLQAGEDLHGKVVIKGGRTEQQIDRINLFVMTEALRERGDDEKYYENVILHRHVIEDSFTIHEEEGMELPFSFSLPVKTPPTINRTRVWVQTGLDIPQAIDPEDRDYLDVSPHQGMSNVLDAITHEMQFELRKVNMEFSKRYGYLQEFEFRPVTEFRGDLDELEVVFTTVSENGVELVIEVDRAAKGLGGLFAEALDIDESKVRVPFTKQDLEQGTGFIAERLRNIITQYSS, encoded by the coding sequence ATGTTTAAAAAATTATTAGCAAGTGCTGGAATTGGAAGTGCTGAAGTAGATACGATCATCACGAATGAGAGTCTGCAGGCTGGAGAGGATCTGCATGGGAAAGTAGTCATTAAAGGTGGTCGAACCGAGCAGCAAATCGATCGTATTAATTTGTTTGTAATGACAGAAGCGTTACGTGAGCGTGGTGATGATGAAAAGTATTATGAGAATGTTATCTTGCATCGTCATGTGATTGAGGATTCCTTTACCATTCACGAAGAGGAAGGTATGGAATTGCCTTTTTCTTTTTCTTTACCAGTCAAAACACCTCCGACTATTAATCGTACAAGAGTATGGGTTCAAACCGGTTTAGATATACCACAGGCGATTGATCCAGAAGACAGAGACTATTTAGATGTATCGCCACATCAAGGAATGAGTAATGTTTTAGATGCTATTACGCATGAGATGCAATTTGAATTACGTAAAGTCAATATGGAATTTTCCAAACGTTATGGTTATTTACAGGAGTTTGAATTTAGACCGGTAACAGAATTCCGGGGTGATTTAGATGAACTAGAAGTAGTTTTTACGACTGTATCAGAAAATGGGGTTGAATTGGTGATCGAAGTTGACCGGGCTGCGAAAGGTTTAGGAGGGTTATTTGCAGAAGCATTAGATATCGACGAATCAAAAGTACGTGTACCATTTACGAAGCAAGATCTTGAGCAGGGCACTGGCTTTATAGCTGAACGATTAAGGAATATTATTACCCAGTACAGTTCGTAA
- a CDS encoding formylglycine-generating enzyme family protein, producing MEQEKPKSCCQVSRASINVGQQTSNQRIKENEQNHTGMVLLEGGSYLMGTNDEEGFKTDGEGPVQEVKVAPFYIDIHTVTNRQFKAFINDTGYRTEAEQYGWSFVFYQFIDKDTNAKLQQVPGTPWWFAVEGAYWNQPFGEDSTIDDRMDHPVIHVSWNDALAYCKWAGKRLPTEKEWEYAARGGLVQKRYPWGDELQPNGEHYCNIWQGSFPQHNTKEDGYTGTAPAQSFPANNYGLFNMAGNVWEWCADTFTTDRAGHLDKDYVNGNISKVMRGGSYLCHHSYCNRYRVAARSSNTADSSSGNIGFRCVKDR from the coding sequence GTGGAACAAGAAAAGCCAAAAAGCTGTTGTCAGGTTAGCAGAGCATCTATAAATGTTGGACAACAAACCAGTAATCAGCGCATCAAAGAAAACGAACAGAACCATACAGGCATGGTTTTGCTGGAGGGCGGTTCCTATTTAATGGGAACCAATGATGAGGAAGGTTTTAAGACAGATGGTGAGGGGCCTGTACAAGAAGTGAAGGTAGCCCCTTTTTATATAGATATTCACACTGTCACTAACAGACAATTTAAAGCATTTATTAATGACACTGGTTACCGTACGGAGGCAGAGCAATATGGGTGGTCGTTTGTTTTTTATCAATTTATCGATAAAGATACAAATGCAAAATTGCAACAGGTACCAGGTACACCATGGTGGTTTGCAGTAGAAGGTGCTTATTGGAATCAACCATTTGGTGAAGATTCTACTATAGACGATAGGATGGACCATCCGGTCATTCATGTTTCGTGGAACGATGCACTTGCGTATTGTAAGTGGGCTGGTAAGAGGTTACCTACCGAAAAAGAGTGGGAATATGCAGCGAGAGGTGGTTTGGTCCAGAAACGATATCCGTGGGGGGATGAATTACAGCCAAACGGAGAGCACTACTGTAATATTTGGCAAGGCAGCTTCCCTCAGCACAATACAAAAGAAGATGGTTATACAGGTACAGCTCCTGCCCAGTCATTTCCGGCTAACAACTATGGGTTGTTTAATATGGCAGGGAATGTGTGGGAATGGTGTGCAGATACATTTACAACAGATCGAGCTGGTCATTTAGATAAGGATTATGTCAATGGTAATATATCCAAAGTGATGAGAGGTGGCTCTTATTTATGCCATCATTCGTACTGTAACAGATATCGTGTAGCAGCGAGAAGTTCGAATACGGCTGATAGCTCATCAGGAAATATTGGCTTTCGGTGTGTGAAAGATAGGTGA
- a CDS encoding NfeD family protein, whose protein sequence is MSLFLGNILDGLLESVFDGLGEFFNPLLVFGTLSVVSGAGVLLTKYSAMLPVLVLLISLLIGFGAYLLIYYFLVIPMSNAESSASISVQDLVGEVGEVITSIPEKGMGEIFISRANGSRNETAVSFDNKVIKQGQQVVVVEVKDQILYVSELDEM, encoded by the coding sequence TTGTCTTTGTTTCTTGGAAATATTCTTGATGGCTTGTTAGAGAGTGTCTTTGATGGTTTAGGGGAATTTTTTAACCCTTTATTAGTATTTGGTACGCTGTCCGTCGTTTCTGGTGCGGGGGTGTTATTAACCAAATATTCCGCAATGCTTCCTGTCCTTGTGCTATTAATCAGCTTGTTGATTGGATTTGGAGCATATCTGCTTATCTATTACTTTTTGGTTATTCCTATGTCCAATGCAGAATCTTCTGCTTCCATTTCCGTACAGGATTTAGTGGGCGAGGTGGGTGAAGTAATTACATCGATCCCAGAGAAAGGAATGGGTGAAATTTTTATTTCAAGAGCAAATGGCAGCCGAAATGAAACAGCAGTCAGCTTTGATAACAAGGTGATTAAGCAAGGGCAACAGGTTGTAGTTGTAGAGGTGAAAGACCAAATTCTGTATGTATCAGAATTAGACGAAATGTAA